The DNA window ATACAATTCGTTATCTAACAGGCtaaaaagttttctttctttgaattGCGTTCAGCATGGACGGTTTTCATCCATTTTAGAGAcgcttctttttccttttttttatggCAATAATGCTGATAAATGCTACTCATCTGTGTACAATGTTGCCTTTTTTCCAAAACCAGATATTTTCCATGAGTTgtattaaattttcagaaaaaagtaaaaacatgtTCTTACATTGAAACCCAATTTCTcggttatttttcaaatttaatgcaGTTGAAATATCTACTCCTGCCAGTAAAATTAAAGTGTTGTAATtttattgttgttgttatttttacattattttgtacCTGTCTTCAGTTCCTCTGCTTGATGCTCCCCTCAAAGTTGAAGGCACTAGAGAACGGAAGAAGGTTGAGCGATTCATTCCAACCAGTGAACCTAAAACCCATTCAGCTGTCGAAATCCCAGAAGGAAAAGGCACCCCTATCGGGGAAATTGAAATAATTGCTGAAAATATGCAGGTGAGTGTTCAATAATACACTTTAATGGATGGCATAAGATCCATAAATaatgttctttttttgcagaattttttgaaagcaaAACCAGTATGTTTATTTTGCCAAAGAAATACAGAAAAAATGCTGAGACTCAGGGTTGCAACAGGCaaagaaaacctggaaatgtcaggggaaaattgttaggTCATCTTCAGTCTCCAGAATGGGTTTGATATTTTGAACAACAAAGGACCCCGCGCACCTCTTATGGGAAAGTGCACCATGAAggatccttaatttttttatagcattcgattctcctcaagctGCTGATCAAAAGAtatcattgcgccaactttctacgatgcaccgttttcacaaaaaacggccgagaagattcaattattcggcgacaataaatcaaattgaactaagcATTCTAGAAAAATGtagcgcgtgtccgtcttcttattTTTACTTGCCAACTCTagggctatctccctcccgctctTGTCCGGTTGACGTTCACTGTTTTTCtccgactttcctgttcttatgctcctcaagaatctgatttggatggtcgagcCGAACAGcatgcggaatccgagataagactgccgctcggtgctgggagttcccctgatttccttgttgacacacagccgaCCGTTCACTCAAGTGCTGATAAgagccgaataattgaatcttctcggccgttttttgcaaaaacggtgcatcgtagaaagttggcgccatgatcacttttgatcagcagcttgaggagaatcgaatgctaaaaaaaaattaaggatccTTCATGGTGCACTTTCCCATAAGAGGTCTGCGGGGTCCTTTTGCTTGAAAACCTTTTCCAATTATGCCTTTTAAACCATCTAGTatatcttcaactgtcagggaatttcattttctgtggcaaccctgtacgTAGTCCAAGAAGCATAGAAAAAATGCTGAGATTAGGCTGGAACTGCTGGAAGTAACAAGAATTAAGAAACTGCAGGATGCCTCACTCAATTGCCTGGTCATTATCAACTTTGGAAAAACCAACACTGAAAAAGCTGCAGCTAAAATACTCTTTATTAGTTCACGGTGATGATAGCAAGACAGAACCCTCAGAAAGAGCCTCTCTCGTTCTTTTTCTGTATGTTGCTTTGACTAAGTTTTAGAGCTTTTGTAGAGTACTTCAATCTGTTAGTGTGATTTTGAGAAAGACCTATTGAATATTCGAAACTTTGATCCAACCCACCTTGGTCTTTTTAAATCTGTAGAAGTACTCGCTGAGTTCTGGCGATTTGGAAAGTTAAGGAATTTATGGTGACTTGAAAAAGTCAGGTACTTCAGTAAGCAGCATTCAATAGAAGTCAGGATCAATATGAAGAAGAAAACCTAATTGgaccaaaagaaaaaagaaaaaggcagGGAAAGTTAGGAAATAGGAAAttgaagaaattatgaaaaccCTTCACCTGGGACCTTCAAACACTGGCTTTGATAGCATGGTTCAAGTGACCATAAAAAGTacttgaatttgaaaaatattttcaaaggccTTGGAAGTGCTCAATTTTTGCAACATGCTcataaatttcttgaatttttctctaaTCTGTGAATTTTTGCTGTTTATGATATTATTAAGCATTTGCTGTTAAATAGATTGTTCGGAAAGACATCCTGTTCACTAATAAAATTGCAATCTGCCTTTTAGTGGACCATTAATTCTTAACTAGGACTAATATACAGAGGAAACTGTGCGTCTCCCAAAAAATTACACACAAGACCATGATaagtgcttgattttttattcttgagTAGGTACCAACTATAGACTGGCTTTTTGCACCAACTTATtaactttttcttctcctctgtGTTTTCCTTTCCTCGTCTGTCCCTTCATTTAAATCAATAGATCAAGTTGTATGCATTTGCTCACGCAATCCCTTTCAATTCTTCCAGGTGTACAAAGCGGAGTCACTGAAAAATCTTCACAGAATTATGTTCGGGCGGGCTGGCACTAACTCGGTGGTCAAGAAGAACattcgacttttcaaagggtttGACTTTGACAGTTCATCTGACCAAGCAGAAAAGAAGAAAACCGCTCTAAGCAAGTAAGCTAGTTTCTTTAGTTATCCATGTAATAATTAGTGAAATAGTATCCAAGAAAAATCACCATGATATCTGTCGCCAAGGTGGTGACATCCAGTCACCTTCTTGTAAATCTATACTACAACTCATTTAATAAATGATCTCCATAATGTAATTGGTACTGAGTGTACATTACAAAATATTAGCccattaattaataatttaatttgatcCTACCGCTTCCAGCATTAGTATTcataaatgcaaaaatcagtaaCGTTGAACACTTAAAAATAATTCTAATCTCATTTCTGAAGGTTGAAAATGGAAACACCAAGCACCCATTCCTTACAGGTTCTCTgaggaaaatgggaaaaaatttaGTTACAATCATTTTACATTGTTGATTTGTCTCCATCCAAATCATAAGAATCTCAAACTCAGGACAATTGGAGGTTGTTTTATGTTCAACCTTACTAAAATGCTAAAATACTGTGACAGTGCAATAAAGTACCCCACAAAATGAGTATTGGGTTGGTCATACCACTCACGTAAACATTGACAAAAACTTGGTCTATAGTAGAAACATTGatctattgaaaacattgataccAATAGTAAGTCGACAGATGTTTCTGAGTTGTCGGTTCAGAACTTGCCCATTGCTTCACAAAGCTGTCACTTTAAGTAAGTCAACAGGTCAACTGAAATAGAATACAACTTGTGACCTTTCAGCAAATATCTAGGTAAATTATGTTTTCATGAccttgacaaaaattgcaacaaaGTTTTTCTGCAAATTCTAGAATGAATGTCTGCTGGACTGTAGAGAAAAACTTGTTTGATAAGATAGTCATCCAACAAAAGAAGGAATGAATCATTTTTATAACTCCTTGCAAGAATTGATTATTCAACTagttttggattttttctttaGTTTCCTCTCCTGACCGTTCTTGTTCTGTTATTTTTAAGCTTGGTTGCATATTTTTCAGAATGAGAGTTGGTGACTTGAAAACTATGCTGAAGGTTCTTGATTTAGAAGTGAGTGGCCCCAAAGAGGGACTTTGTGAAAGGTTATTCCATTTCTTGTCGAGACCTTTTGACTCTGGAAAGAAACCTAAGCCAAAACGTCCCAGTCGTTCGAGCAAATCAAAAGTTTCGAAGAGAAGCTATGCTGAGTAAGttgcaaaaattgtaaaatttgtctATCCTACAATCATGTAATGTTCTTACCTCTCAATCACTCAAATTTGTTTGCCTAGGAAGTTCAGTGTCAAGAACAAGACACGGATGGGGACCATGGGTCTTGTCTCGAAAggcagaaaaaaaatctggaaagcTGTAGTCTCTTTTATTTAATATAGCTTTACTTCTATTattgttttgaattttgtgtTGTTCTTTGTAATATtcagttattttttcattaattaaatatCCTGTACACTTGAACAAACAAAAATCTCCCAAACTCAGAATAGCCatcctcagattttttttcttaacattaTTTCTTGCACTATGTAAAAAAAGcctattgcaaacttttacttGAGTGAAAGTAAGGGTTGTTCGTCAtggaaaatgtctcaaaaagttgatgagtgcatcggcaaagtctgaaatgcactcctaactgcTCAAGGATGTTGCGTTTTTTTTACCTTCCCCGCTTCAGAAACAATACCACAGCACAAGTGAATTTTCTATTAAAGTAATCACGTTTCATCCGACCCCTGCCCAGTAGAATGCTACGCAAtgttcaacatggccgacaccGATCTGCCTAAACACATATTACGGAACGAAATTCAAACCACCTGTTAACAActggcgtgtttacattcacatttttctagCATTGATAAAGATCCACTTGGATTGACCTTGTGCTCCACTTGATTTGCATGCAGAAGCTGTTGAATATTGCGAAACATCTTAGTGCCCAAGGGTtagatggaatgactcctccaacgaaatgttcacctgcgcTGTCGTATTGTTTCTGAAGTGGGAAGCTCAAAATCTTAACATTTGACCTGGGGCCAGTGGCTCCTTGATGGGATCAGACATAGTACTTCTCTGTCTGCATGATAATGCCCTTTTTTGCTCTGTCCAACCGAAACGACCAGACTACAAGGCATCCAAGTTAGGGCTTTTACCACATTAATACTTTGCTCCAAGCAACAGTGCACGATTATTAATGTGTACTCATCTTGGTTGGTGTAGGTCTGATGAAGAGGACAGCGATGATGAAGaaccaaaaaagaagaagaaaggaaagagCCCCAAACAGGCAGCATCTAAGAAGAAGGTGACGAAAAAAGCACCAACCAAGAAGAAGACaaagacaaagaagaagaaggaggaaagTGAGAGCGAAGATGAGTCAGATGTCAGCGAGGAATCGGAAGAGGACGTAGATGAGAGCGACGTAGAAAAAGAGGAACCCAAACCtgtagagaaaaagaaagaaaccaagaaGGACTCAAAGAAAGTAGTCAAGGAAGATAAAGCTAAGAACGGTAAATCAACAAATggcaaaaaagaggaaaagaagatCAAAGTCGAAGCTGATGATGAAGTTGGAAGCGATGATGTAGACGATGTAGAGAACAAAATAAAGTCTGAGCCAGAGGATGAAAAATCAGAAGGAGCCCATTCGGAAGAAAATGATTCAGAAGTCAATTCAGAAGAGGTGAGgatcaaaatttgt is part of the Bemisia tabaci chromosome 1, PGI_BMITA_v3 genome and encodes:
- the LOC109038181 gene encoding uncharacterized protein, coding for MPSVIKMSETDERNSVDRDEKKDAEEGSTTPAKSDKGEPKTPVKEAKMPSKADSKTPVKGDSKTPVKAENGISSPASEKKKGKEEKEAPIKAPAKKRAKTEVKEIKKEEDDESEKSEDEEDEDDEESPKRKSVPLLDAPLKVEGTRERKKVERFIPTSEPKTHSAVEIPEGKGTPIGEIEIIAENMQVYKAESLKNLHRIMFGRAGTNSVVKKNIRLFKGFDFDSSSDQAEKKKTALSKMRVGDLKTMLKVLDLEVSGPKEGLCERLFHFLSRPFDSGKKPKPKRPSRSSKSKVSKRSYAESDEEDSDDEEPKKKKKGKSPKQAASKKKVTKKAPTKKKTKTKKKKEESESEDESDVSEESEEDVDESDVEKEEPKPVEKKKETKKDSKKVVKEDKAKNGKSTNGKKEEKKIKVEADDEVGSDDVDDVENKIKSEPEDEKSEGAHSEENDSEVNSEEESKKPAKKRAGSRESPKKNTKANAKSSDSEDEPPNSKKTKQEAPSDDEIKAYIKRLLDDADLEEITMKKVCKNVFDHYPDIDISKKPFIKETVKELISG